One part of the Solanum dulcamara chromosome 3, daSolDulc1.2, whole genome shotgun sequence genome encodes these proteins:
- the LOC129883573 gene encoding LOW QUALITY PROTEIN: cysteine-rich repeat secretory protein 55 (The sequence of the model RefSeq protein was modified relative to this genomic sequence to represent the inferred CDS: substituted 2 bases at 2 genomic stop codons) has translation NFLLVLVYCICTAVSVNLLGNYCVDATKSNSTKTSAYIXKVLAELVSASAKDSFSTTSYGDAKDKVXGLYQCRGDISSNDCLSCIRDAAKEIQKRCPDQTDARIWYDFCFLRYQAKNFLGQVETIPGIFYWNIDFVSNPDFFNKKLAQLKNQIIAEAIVPKNQGLGKGKSELSPFLTLYALMQCTRDIPELDSAQCMAIAVGNFPTTCLNRKGCRVLYSSCYVRYELYPFFFPLDPKEKLAHVSMDYYTFKMAKPKNW, from the coding sequence AATTTTCTTCTCGTACTTGTCTACTGCATTTGCACTGCAGTGTCTGTCAATCTTCTGGGCAACTATTGCGTTGATGCAACCAAATCCAATAGCACTAAAACATCAGCATATATTTGAAAGGTGTTGGCTGAATTAGTATCAGCTTCTGCTAAAGATAGCTTCAGTACTACCTCGTATGGTGATGCTAAGGACAAAGTATAAGGCCTGTACCAATGCAGAGGAGATATTAGTAGCAATGACTGCTTAAGTTGCATCCGTGATGCAGCGAAGGAGATCCAGAAAAGATGTCCAGACCAGACTGATGCCAGAATTTGGTACGATTTTTGCTTCTTGAGGTACCAAGCTAAGAATTTCTTGGGACAAGTTGAAACAATTCCTGGTATATTCTACTGGAACATCGACTTTGTATCTAATCCTGACTTCTTCAATAAAAAGCTAGCGCAACTCAAGAATCAAATAATTGCAGAGGCTATTGTGCCAAAGAACCAAGGGCTCGGGAAAGGCAAAAGTGAACTATCACCTTTTCTCACATTATATGCCTTGATGCAATGCACAAGGGACATACCAGAGTTAGACTCTGCCCAGTGCATGGCCATAGCAGTTGGCAATTTCCCCACTACTTGCTTAAACAGGAAAGGATGTCGAGTCCTGTATAGCAGTTGCTATGTTCGTTATGAACTCTATCCATTTTTCTTTCCCTTAGATCCGAAAGAGAAATTAGCCCATGTATCAATGGACTACTACACATTTAAAATGGCCAAACCTAAAAATTGGTAA
- the LOC129882605 gene encoding asparagine--tRNA ligase, cytoplasmic 2 codes for MASEQAPAVDLSKYKKRVVLKTLLGHSDGGVGLIGQRVVIGGWVKSSREIRIQSATPPPVPAHVVSPKDVTCSEVLQSRIPLLRSFMKVFGAGEYRVREKINVVFQTMPQPSVSILQVSDGSCVASLQVLVDSALATPCQVMPTGTCVLIEGMLQQPSVQGKHVVELQAEKILHLGLVDQSNYPLSKKRLPLEFLRDCSHFRPRTTTVASVMRIHNALTWATHGFFQDQGFLHVQVPILTSTDSEGFSEKFLVTTLLNKGKKYDQISSTENAGVSVEAIQSSIKEKSKKVEELSRTDSNKEALVAAQQDLKKTQELVSQLETRQNANSGVTIETSKFDFSKDFFGRQTCLTVSGRLHLESQACGLGNVYSFGPRFQAEKSGSKKSLAETWMVDVEMTFSELEDAMECANDFLKFVCKRISEGCMEDLQFVLKRIDKKVMERLQLTLSSTFERISYAEAIEVLRQVAGKRFQGKIEFGVLLTEEHESYLVDEIYKKPVIIYNHPKGFEPFYVRLNDDGMTVATFNVVLPKVGTVIKGSQSEEHFNVLSSRMKELGLQKQQYEWYLDLRSHGSVKTSGFSLMLEPLVLYATGLNDVKDVVPFPRSFGRANN; via the exons ATGGCTTCAGAACAAGCACCGGCTGTTGATCTTTCGAAATACAAGAAAAGGGTGGTGTTGAAAACTTTACTAGGACACAGTGATGGTGGGGTGGGGTTAATTGGTCAGAGGGTTGTAATTGGAGGGTGGGTTAAGTCCTCCAGGGAGATCAGGATACAATCTGCAACGCCACCTCCAGTACCGGCACACGTGGTGAGCCCAAAAGATGTTACCTGTTCTGAGGTTCTTCAATCACGGATTCCATTACTCAGGTCCTTTATGAAGGTCTTTGGGGCAGGAGAATATCGTGTACGTGAAAAAATTAATGTTGTTTTTCAAACGATGCCACAACCCTCAGTGTCTATATTGCAAGTTAGTGATGGTTCTTGTGTCGCCAGTCTTCAG GTTCTTGTGGACTCGGCACTAGCGACTCCATGCCAAGTTATGCCTACTGGGACATGTGTATTAATTGAAGGTATGTTGCAGCAGCCATCAGTGCAGGGGAAACACGTTGTTGAGCTCCAAGCAGAGAAAATCCTACATCTTGGTTTGGTAGATCAATCTAATTATCCATTATCTAAGAAGCGATTGCCTCTGGAATTCTTAAGAGATTGCTCCCACTTTCGTCCTCGGACAACCACG GTGGCATCCGTCATGCGAATTCATAATGCCCTTACTTGGGCAACTCATGGTTTCTTCCAAGATCAAGGGTTCCTTCACGTTCAAGTACCCATACTTACAAGCACTGATTCTGAAGGTTTTAGCGAGAAATTTCTTGTTACAACTCTTCTTAACAAGGGCAAAAAGTATGACCAAATTAGTTCCACTGAAAATGCTGGAGTCAGTGTTGAAGCCATCCAGTCTTCTATcaaagaaaaatctaagaaagttGAAGAACTTAGCAGAACCGATAGCAATAAGGAAGCTCTAGTTGCTGCACAACAGGACTTGAAGAAAACGCAGGAGCTAGTTTCACAGTTAGAAACTAGGCAAAATGCAAACTCTGGAGTCACAATTGAAACAAGCAAATTTGACTTCTCTAAAGATTTCTTTGGACGCCAGACTTGTCTAACCGTTTCTGGTCGTCTTCATCTGGAGAGTCAAGCATGTGGTCTTGGAAATGTGTACTCATTTGGCCCCAGATTTCAAGCAGAGAAATCAGGGTCCAAAAAGTCATTAGCTGAGACATGGATGGTAGATGTTGAGATGACCTTCTCAGAGTTAGAG GATGCCATGGAATGTGCGAACGACTTTTTGAAGTTTGTATGCAAAAGGATTTCGGAGGGTTGCATGGAGGATCTACAATTTGTCTTGAAACGGATAGACAAAAAGGTTATGGAGCGCCTTCAGTTAACCCTATCAAGTACATTTGAAAGGATTTCCTATGCCGAAGCCATAGAAGTTCTGAGACAG GTTGCTGGAAAGAGATTTCAGGGTAAGATAGAATTTGGAGTTTTATTGACGGAAGAACATGAAAG TTATTTGGTTGATGAGATATATAAAAAGCCAGTAATTATATACAACCATCCAAAAGGATTTGAGCCATTTTATGTCCGTTTGAATGATGATGGGATGACTGTTGCAACATTTAATGTGGTCTTACCAAAG GTAGGAACTGTGATTAAGGGAAGCCAAAGTGAAGAACACTTCAATGTGTTGAGCTCAAG GATGAAAGAATTGGGCTTGCAAAAACAGCAGTACGAATGGTATCTAGATCTCCGCAGTCATGGCTCTGTCAAAACCTCCGGTTTCAGCCTAATGCTTGAACCTTTGGTGCTTTATGCAACTGGACTGAATGATGTCAAAGATGTTGTCCCTTTCCCTAGAAGTTTCGGCAGAGCTAATAACTAA